TCGTGGGTACCAACGAAGGACTTGGACTTAGCATTGAGTGGTTCAGCCACCAATTCAGGACCAACTTCTTGGGCAGCGGCGCTATTATCTGCTTGTTCTGTAATTGTTGTGACCCTAGAACCTTTCTTTTTCCTGTTGGAAGATGAGAAACAAGATAGCACTGGTTGCATGGGGGAAGCACATGAAGGTGCCAAGCAAAAGTTATCGTCATCTTCATTGTCTTCCAAGTTGGGCTTACTACGCCTTAACAGCTTGGGAACGACATCACATTTGAAGGAAAGATCAAAATCCGAAAGCATAATATGCCCATCTTCTCTAACCAAAACATTCTCTGGTTTCAAGTCCCTGTAAACAATGCCCATCATGTGCAGATACTCTAGTGCTAAAAGTATCTCAGCAGCGTAAAACCTGCATTGTGTTACAAtagattatataattaattatataccTTAAGTCGGTGAACCATTacttgaataaataaataaataaacataacatGGAATTAATgatcattaaattaataataagatCATAAGCTTACTTAGCAGATGAAATACTGAAACGCTTTCCGGGTTGGCGTTGCCTGGCAACATACAGGTCTCCACCAGGGCAATACTCCATGACCAAGCAAGAGTAATGAGAAGCCTCGAACTCAGCATACAAAGTGGGTACAAATGGATGATCAAGCATACGCAGGATCTCTTTCTCCATGTCAGCTCTCTGCAACTTCTTCCTTATAGCCAGCGCTTCTCTATCCACCACTTTCATGGCGTAAAAACACTGGGGCAAACCAACCACGGGGTTCCTTATCTGGCAAAGGTAAACATTCCCTATGTCACCGCTTCCCAGCCTACGCAAAAGCCGAAAATGGTCGAGCCCGACTTTGCCTTTGGCTCTCTTGAGTCGCTTCATGGCTTCCCAAGCTGCCTGGTTCGCCTTGTGCGGCTTATGAGAGGTGTAGAGAGAAGTTTCGACGGAACAAAGAGAAACCGAGCTTCGGCGACTACCGAAGCTAAGATTGCTCATCCAGCTACGGCTGGAGTCAGGTACGGTGATGGATGAGGAGCTGCTGTCGTAGTCGGATTCATCTCTGGTTATTATGGCCGCTGCCATTGTTGTTGTTGTAGCATGTAACAGTGATAAtagtaatgatatatatatatgagaagctTATAATGTTTTTTTGTAAGGGTTTTCTCTTTTGCTGCTTTCTCAGGCTTTTTATATACAAAAACACTGTGCCATGAAATTTGTAATGCCTTGATCGAAGAAAGTTACAAAGCCTTGCTTTTTCCTCTAATTGAGGCTTGTAAGATTAATAACTATTATTTAAAGTGAGTATAATTTTTATGTGGTCGACTAAACGACACTACTTTCACCATTTATTACAATAGTACCATTTCCCTTTGTTAgattaaaatggaaaaagaaaaaaagaagcatAATTCATAAGCCTAAGAGTATATATCCAAAATTAAGCTTAGGTCTCGACAGTGGAGCGAAAGTGGTGGATCAAGTGCCATTCATGTTtacacaaattaaaattaaactaatataatttacctataaaaaaaaaaagccttGGCCAATTTAGGACTTAAAATGAAACAAGGTAAATAAAAGGAGCTTTTAATTTTAGTGTGATGAGCATGCTTACTCCGCTGACACAACCACTACTCTTTGTTTTCATCTAAAGTTCAtcaacaaattaatttttttctaaaattatatattaCCAAAAACAAGTGCTGTACCTCCAACTTTTGTATCCAATgaaaatttctcatatattacAATCAAATATGAGGTTTCAATTAATATTTGAAtcatttatgaaaattatttatttattgggtAACTGGTTTTTCAaggaattataaaatattttgtttgcttCACCTTTCGGGCCTTTCCTAATAATATGTTTAAAGGTAacgtatcttttttttttcataaaacaaaatAAGGAATTTCTGCGTCATATATGATTAccattataaaaaatcattaatttaagcCATCAGAATTCGTGAGAGTCGGTCAAAAGCGTTGCTTCTTTTTCTGCTATAAAGCTTGTATGCACCGATTTTTAAGCTACTTTTCCCAGCGACCAAACTTCTTAATACCCAATTAatctaaatgaaattttaattatgacTAATTAATATTgctttttgttaatttaatatttatacaaaaatatatcatttaatgGTAAAAGATTAGGCTTAATTATATCCAatatcactaaactattagtgagtttacattttaattatttaactttaaaaaaattacaaaatagttattaaattattcgaaagttttcactCAAGTCACTAGGCTATTAAAAGCGTTGTTATATGACTCTTTTTTCACACTGTCTGCATCAATTAAAAACTCTCAttccccttctcttctacaattcatttttttatcataaaacaattataaacatcgtgaatttgtgaaccaaaattcaaacaactttcttGTTCTATTTTTGACACTAACTGTCAAATTAACTTGGATTTAAAGTATATTTTTCTACTCACTAAGAATCGTCAAATTGTCACTTGGAACTCACtggtcaaaattttaaaaataacttaataacccagtgacttaaataaaaactatcAAACGAATCagtaatttaaatgaaaactttcgaatagtttaataattattttattacattttgaaGTTAAATAGTCAAaccgtaaatttattaatagtttaatgatcTTGGATGTAATTTACTCAAAATATAATTAACAGATATTTATTTATAAGCACCCCAGTCCTCATACTATTATTGACAGAATTCCACCGAAACGACAGGTTTACCGTAGGAAAAAAGTATCGTTTTGAAGAGTCAAACATGAAATTTGCCTCTTCCCTCCCTTTGAATGGTAGTTAACCTCTTAGCCATGAAAAGTTCAACGAAAAAAGAAAACGTAAATAATAAAGTAACGGAGCTTTTGGTAAATTAAAGATGTTAGGTGAAAACCGTGGAAAAAGGATGGTAAGGTGCACGAAGAACCCGTGCCCCAAATTCATTTTCgccttttgaaaaaaaaaaatcttatcttgtcttttactaattattttaaaaaatgttatttttgtgTGATATTTGCGATaagaagaaaatttgaaaataagtaaTAGCTAATAATAATGGGTTagttgaaaattaattatttttatttttaaactatgctatgaaaatagtttttttaaaaatatttatatcttaTCTTAACGTTAAAAAGAACCAATTTATTGATGtcgaattttgttattatttttctct
The sequence above is drawn from the Gossypium hirsutum isolate 1008001.06 chromosome A05, Gossypium_hirsutum_v2.1, whole genome shotgun sequence genome and encodes:
- the LOC107907263 gene encoding protein kinase PINOID 2: MAAAIITRDESDYDSSSSSITVPDSSRSWMSNLSFGSRRSSVSLCSVETSLYTSHKPHKANQAAWEAMKRLKRAKGKVGLDHFRLLRRLGSGDIGNVYLCQIRNPVVGLPQCFYAMKVVDREALAIRKKLQRADMEKEILRMLDHPFVPTLYAEFEASHYSCLVMEYCPGGDLYVARQRQPGKRFSISSAKFYAAEILLALEYLHMMGIVYRDLKPENVLVREDGHIMLSDFDLSFKCDVVPKLLRRSKPNLEDNEDDDNFCLAPSCASPMQPVLSCFSSSNRKKKGSRVTTITEQADNSAAAQEVGPELVAEPLNAKSKSFVGTHEYLAPEVISGQGHGSAVDWWTLGVFLYEMLYGRTPFKGENNEKTLINILKQPLTFPRISVKGGKEFEDMVKIQDLISKLLVKNPKKRIGSMKGSVEIKRHEFFKGVNWALIRSVRPPEVPSDLYKVKSSRVHIPKLSKQERDAPYQIPRHFDYF